A single region of the Devosia sp. FJ2-5-3 genome encodes:
- a CDS encoding DUF2934 domain-containing protein, whose product MNDDIQKRAYALWEQDGRPQGQDQAYWFKAITQLASEAAQTIKPARKRAVRTKKAA is encoded by the coding sequence ATGAATGACGACATCCAGAAACGGGCCTATGCACTTTGGGAACAGGATGGCCGTCCCCAGGGACAGGACCAGGCCTATTGGTTCAAGGCCATCACCCAACTGGCCAGCGAAGCGGCCCAGACCATCAAACCGGCGCGCAAGCGTGCGGTGCGAACGAAAAAGGCGGCCTGA